A genomic window from Pecten maximus chromosome 6, xPecMax1.1, whole genome shotgun sequence includes:
- the LOC117329785 gene encoding zinc finger protein ZFPM2-like isoform X1, which translates to MVNTKTTPMKACPMCKFRTAGTEELREHLVMCGLKHSEKNAFACTHCNFTTTKQVYLTRHEKRHIEEKGMDKNSQPETVHVSNLPEDKQTAGSSDSSSSSSSDSDDGSDDDSYPSPKETEDWQKQDPGSLLSEESEKETTEPVVPSDNRPSTSATAVATNPVPPDDSLMGRVIRKSTKPTLPFHKKRIAEQSGEPGKRLRATDLRHVIPKPVTLDHPTKRHTSTVSRRFVSVGVQTEPAMNKTKRTVTTTCRYHEAGKQVKQTTVDETYFYLDTFTGNRE; encoded by the coding sequence ATGGTAAACACAAAGACGACCCCAATGAAGGCATGTCCTATGTGCAAGTTCAGAACCGCTGGAACAGAAGAGCTCAGGGAGCATCTTGTGATGTGTGGTCTGAAACACTCTGAAAAGAATGCATTTGCCTGTACGCATTGTAACTTCACGACTACAAAGCAAGTATACCTTACTCGTCATGAGAAAAGACATATCGAAGAGAAGGGTATGGACAAAAACAGCCAACCTGAGACCGTCCATGTGTCTAATCTACCAGAGGATAAGCAGACCGCAGGATCCAGTGACAGCTCAAGCAGCTCCAGTAGTGATAGTGACGATGGGTCGGATGATGATTCCTATCCTTCGCCTAAGGAAACAGAAGATTGGCAAAAGCAGGACCCTGGGAGCTTACTGTCCGAGGAGTCGGAGAAAGAAACTACTGAGCCAGTTGTCCCATCTGACAACAGACCTTCAACCTCAGCTACAGCAGTGGCCACAAATCCTGTACCCCCGGATGATTCTTTGATGGGTCGGGTGATCAGGAAATCAACAAAACCTACACTGCCATTTCATAAGAAGAGAATAGCAGAACAAAGTGGTGAACCAGGCAAAAGGCTACGTGCCACAGATCTGCGACATGTCATCCCGAAACCAGTAACTCTGGATCATCCCACGAAGCGACATACGAGTACGGTTAGTCGACGTTTTGTTAGTGTTGGAGTCCAGACGGAGCCCGCCATGAACAAAACTAAGCGGACAGTCACGACCACTTGTCGATATCATGAGGCAGGCAAGCAAGTGAAACAAACCACGGTAGATGAAACCTACTTTTATTTGGATACCTTCACTGGAAATAGAGAATAG